The genome window ttttataatatttttcacatCTGTTTAATAACGTAATTAATaagtagaataattacttttttaagtcACGGGACattgataataattttgaaGATTGCTTACAAATGATAaggtatatataaaatttggtaatcaatatattatatatcaataaataaaaaaaatgatatatgcATACATGATTCAACATATTCCTTTCCGCTTTTAGTTTAATcttttatctatttatattaagGTATACAGGCGCAAGAAATTTgttgatattttgatatatttttgtatatagtttgtaattttaatagGAGTGTATTCCTATGagagcttttttttttatttaaagatgagaataaatctcacaagTATGAACCGGCAATTCATCGTGATAATTCTTTCGTTCAAGAaaacttattatctaaccgtcggacatgcaagatgaccgggaaaatttagacaataaaactttaatgtccgaaaagaaaaatccGTTTTCTTCCAATAAtcccaaaaaataaaacaaaggaaacaagaataatataagtcaatatatgacaaattatatatattataaaaataaaaaaatatatccaataattaattattaataaaatcacgtgtatatgcatgtggtgtttaaaatattcacacaattatgataactcataactgagacaattaaacttttaattaaggcacaattaataaaatattaacgtttttaattaagacacaatgaACGCCCTCAGataaggcacaatttacgcacTCAATTCTTGATCAAACTTCAGAGGgcattcgattgagattttaatgaattatttttaatttatgaattttaatggattgtatgtgattttgattttgtgcggattcttgataataTGTCACGGGgttgatatagattttttagaatttaaacacaatacttcaaaatttcatggatattagtgggatttcaaaaaacttaaaatacactgcatgcaacaaaattcatcatttaatgaaattcaaaaaaaaattatcagcatttgaatatcatcatattttaatagattttaaacaacaTCCAATTGAATATCATGGGATTTTTAggtataatttgaaatcctgaTAAAAAATTACCAGATtttatagtataatttaaaatttcaattgtaCATTACAATATTTTAGtggattttaaaaatctcaattgaatattctTAGATTTCAAGAATAAAAAAGTTCTTTAAAATCCCGATCGAATACATGCGTACGAATCTAGAATCTACGATTAGGAAATTATTGAGGAACCTAATGAATCATAGGACTAACTGATAGACTGATAGTAACATTTTAGTTTATTAAAATACGAGGAAAACAAAACTCAATAAAAAAAGGAAACAAAAACAACGTATCCTCAATTCCTCACTATATATCATAGCCTACCTGGAGAACACTGTCTTGAGACAGAACCAGAAAGCATGGTGAACATGGAAGTCCAAACTCATGCATCACCTCCTCGTGAAACACAACCACTTAGCCCCTCCCTCAAAAGAACTCTCCTTATAATCAACTGCATAGTTCTCTCTATCGGAAACTGCGGTGGTCCACTCATCATGCGCCTCTATTTCATCCACGGAGGCAAAAGAATCTGGCTCTCAAGCTTTCTCGAAACCGCTGGCTGGCCATTTATTCTCATCATTCTCCTCGTCGCCTTCTACTACCAGCGCATCACTACTGGAAACTCCAGCCCCAAGCTCTTCAACATGAAACCGCGCTTGTTCTTCGCCTCTGCTGTCATTGGAATCCTCACCGGTCTCGATGATTACCTTTATGCTTATGGTGTATCGAAACTACCTGTCTCCACTTCAGCAATAGTTATTGCCTCACAACTTGGATTCACAGCAGGTAACCGCGTAGCTCACAACTTACAATATATACCTGAAGGTCACGTTCTATGAAAAACACGTTTTGGTGTCAGATAAAATACTTTCTTTGATAATTGCAAAAAATTATTCTGATGATCAAAATTTAATTCTGATGTCCATTTGATATTATTCTGGCTTGCGCATGAGAAAAATTCTGTACTAGCTAATTTAGTGATAATTTGGAAATTTCGTTGGCACTGACCAAGTTCTGGATGTGCTGTGCAGGTTTTGCTTATTTACTGGTGAAGCAAAAATTCACTTCGTTTTCGATAAATGCCGTTGTTCTGTTAACAATCGGATCGGGAGTGCTGGCTCTACACACGAGTAGCGATAGACCAGAAGGAGAGTCGAAAAGAGAATATATATTAGGATTTGTTCTGACGCTTGGAGCCGCGGCCTTGTACGGATTTATACTGCCGTTAATAGAGTTGACGTATCTGAAGGCAAAGCAGGTGATTGATTACATGTTGGTGATGGAGATTCAAATGGTCATGTGTTTGTTCGCGACTCTTTTTTGCACTGTGGGGATGCTTATCAACAATGACTTCCAGGTACTTTTTCTCGACCGTTTCAGAAAATATCCgattaattaatttagataCCCGCGATACACTTAATTTAGACAAAGACCCTGTCTGGAGTTTTGTTATACTAGTTTGTAAATTTTTACTAATAAAGCCAAGATTGAATAAGGCAAAGCTTCTGAAACGATAAGAATCTGTTAATTCCTATGCTGCATGCGTAAACACTCTGTTTGTCTTGCCATTTGCAGCTCATTATATGTTAATCTTCTTCCACTCACGAAAAACATCCAAGTCATTGTGATTGCTGTGTTTTCAATAAAGTAACGATCCGCCTTGTTATGTcttcttttcaaaaatacaccagtatttttttttggaattatATACCTTATAAATTGGAATATGTTATAGttacatttttttgtttttgaaaagttaatatttttgttttctttttcttttttgacaaaattgatatttttatataaaagagaCATTAATAGTTGTGTGTTATGATTCTTTTGATCTTTTCTTACCTGAAACCTATTTTTTGAAccgtttctttttatttatttttcctcCATAATagttattttaactttttacaccCCTCAATAAACTTATGCGATTATGCGGGACCCGACGTGTATCACACGTATTGTCTTGTTTTTCAGCCGTTAAGGTGATGCATGCTTTCAAGTTTCAAAGCTTACAATAATATCCGTGATCTTTGCAAAGTCGAAATTTAGTGGATATAATTTTCAGGGGAGAAAGGAGCACGTCACTTAAATTGTTTAGTCCAGTGTCATGGTACAGTGCTTCTGCTTTATTGTTCTGTAATAAGCACATGAGCTCAACCATTTTGACTTCAATATTTGCAGGCAATTGCAAAAGAAGCCAAACACTTTGAACTAGGAGAGACCAAGTACTTTGTAGTACTGGTTTGCAGTGGAATGATATGGCAGTGTTTCTTTTTAGGAGCCATCGGAGTTATTTTCTGTGCTTCATCTTTGTTATCCGGCATTATTATAGCTGTTCTACTTCCCGTTACAGAAGTCTTGGCCGTTATTTTTTACCAAGAGAAATTTCAGGCAGAGAAAGGAGTTGCGCTCGTTCTTTCTCTCTGGGGTTTTGTTTCTTACTTCTATGGTGAAATTAAAGAGAGCCAGAAAATGGAAAAGAAGCGGCGAGCAGCTGAATTGATGGAGCTGCCGTTAAATCAGATTGTAGCTTCGTGAACATGTATATGTAACATTGTATTCTGCATTGAGCTATAGTGTACATGGATTGATAATGGtatcttaatttaatttttacccCTTTACCAAAAGCAATCACTAATTTGATAAACTAAGTCTTGCTATTATCATCATATCATTCGTCACACTGAGTCCGAACAATGTAAaaccaaaaacaaatctttatgAGACCTGGCTGGCTCGTGCCGCACACTAAAAACTTCAGTTTAATTTTAGAGTGCATTTGCAAATAATCTATAAATGATCACCTGAATTAACTAAAAGaaatataggggccgtttgggtgaactaagtgcttcttgcttaaagtaaaaaaaaatgaagttagaagttagaaATTAGTTAAGACTTGTaattgattaaagtgtttgggaaaaaaaagtagaattcatgaaacaaaagctaaaaATCCTacctttttataagtgtttctcgactttttacacaaacggtacgaaatacGAAtgagtgcttctaacttaaaacTTCAGGAAAAAAAACCCGCCCAAACACTCACATAATCTGTGCTTCCCCGATAATTCACATCGTTTTCTATCAATGCTGTTGTTCTGTTGACAACTGGATCAATGCTCGTCAACAATCCATCCACATATcaattattcaattatttaaatgttATTGGTCACTGTGTTTTTAATAttcttgatttatttaaaaattttaattttatttttgattaattttaaaatatagttttactGGCTGCTTTGTTTGTCCGGGCATTCCCAGCTGATTGTATGTAAATGTTAACCGTTTCTTTTGTCTTGGTGTTACCGTCTAACATCAACCGATGGCACCTGGTAGTCTGGTACCTTGAATGCGATATAATATCTGTTAATTGTAGTTTTACGTATTTGAcgtttgttattttaaattagatTCGGTCGTGATGAACTCATGATGCATATCTAACCTTCATTCACCATATCAAATGTAGATTAACACTGGCAATACAAAATGAAAATGCGCAGGGCCCTACGCCCAACACCCCGTCTGACCTATGTGAGTCTGTGACAACTGAAAATATGGATAGTCATGAATCCAGATCGTATCTCTTTGATTATCGTGAGATAATATTGGTCTGgatcaaatttcaatttttctGAAATTTGGGTCAAAGTCCAAAATTATAAATCCAGAAGTAAGTCGAAATATCTTTCTAGTTATCATGGGATGATAGTGGCTCAGGTCAATTTTAACTTCAAAAAACAAATCCGAATATAAATCCAAATATAAATAACTTGGATAACTCAGCACAATTTCAAAACATAACGATTGGTCGGTAAAGTTAGTGACAATacttatatttacaaaattgAGCTAATATTTTCACTTTTCTTGTTGTGAGACTGGAGTATAGCACAGGAAAATTATTTGCCTTATTGCAGGGCGCAGGCAATCGCATCAGAAGCAAAAAAAACTTTGAAATAGGAGAGCCCGGTACTTTGTAGTACTGGTTAGCAGTGGAATGATATGGCAGTGTTTCTTTTTAGTAGCCGTTGGAGTTATTTTACTTCCCGTTACACAAGTCTTGGCCGTTATTTTTTACCAAGATAAATTTTAAGCACAGAAAGGATTGCTCTCGTTCTCTCTCTGGCGTTTTGTTACTTTTATGGTGAAATCAAACAGAGCCAGAAAATGGAAAAGAAGCGTTGAGCAGCTGAAATGGAGCTGCCTCTTCAGCCACTTAATTAAAGTGCCCCTCACTATATAAATTTTCTGatctttttccttctttgtttccgttttctttaatttcttatgggaaaatatataactttaaaaatataaagaaatttttttttagaaatgaTAAAAAACTATGACCAAACTTAATTTTGGGAACACAAATTATCATCTTAGTATAATATAGATGACActtgtatataaaactagtatggctgatttttatttttgccCTTGCTTActatataacaaatttataatacCGAATTTGATCCGTGTTGGAGCCGAGCCCAGCCTGAGGTCcctgttattataatatagtatggaaaatgttttttgaaattaaaataaaagttacggtataaaactaattaaagttcctttaaaaaaacattttataGATGAGCTATCTTTCCGCTTTTAGTTACTCTTGATTTTATTTAGAATCTGCATTAGTTGTTAATGATATGATAATTGGGATGAGTTCATCCTTAATTTCAGATATGAAACTAATGTTACATCTTTATGGATACATCTAAATATAAGACCTTTAAAGTtaatttttccttttttaaaattttaatattaaaatataataatggtACCAGCTATAACAATTAACATTACATTAACTTGCTCTTGCATGCATTGTCCAGCACATATCAgtaaaaaaatacttattttctttttgttagttTTCATTTAACATATTCTTtttctataatatattatttatcattaACTTTTGTTTGATGTTAAATAGAAATTGAAGAATGATTGTTGATTCGGTCAATCTACCTgcacaaatttatatttaagtttttcTCAAGAAAAAACTCATAAAAATGTAGCTATAGTTGGACCCGTACgtatatattaattaacatTTCACCTCCTCTGCTTGGGTGCAATAATCAACATTCGAAGCCTTTCCCTGTATAACCTAGTTCTCCGTTCATTTTCCCAAACTAACCTACTTTGTTCAATTCTTCCTAAAATGGCCTacttttttcaactcttcccaAACTAACCTAGTTTTTTCATATTctaatatttgattataattataaatatacaatattattaatatatatatatttactgaattaatattttaatattatattttcaataataaattaaaatattaaaattacaataattgataaatacttgcttgaatataatatacattatatttttttttctattttgtttCGCATATTTATTGTTTGAGCAatttaaaaaacttatttttgaagGCATATTGAGAGCTTTAAAAAACAtggtttgaaatatatttttttcattttttttcttcggTATTCAAACATTAACGTTCTACTTTGGAACAAACTAAAAATCTCGaaaaaatataatgtgtagTTATAGTATTTTAAGGTCCGAAAGTGACTAAAAATAAGCCCCaacacattatattttttgaaatagacCCCACTACATTattgatatcagatatgatcaAACATAAAATCTAGACAACCAATAGAAATGAAGATATTGAGATaatgttttatctttaaaatttaaaaaagtagTGGTTGATATGCATGTAATCTTGACAACCAATCAAAACACTGAACAAAATAACCCTTATCCTATCTCTAAAATGCCTATATATACAAACCAATCTGCAGCAAACAAATcata of Daucus carota subsp. sativus chromosome 3, DH1 v3.0, whole genome shotgun sequence contains these proteins:
- the LOC108211751 gene encoding purine permease 1; the protein is MVNMEVQTHASPPRETQPLSPSLKRTLLIINCIVLSIGNCGGPLIMRLYFIHGGKRIWLSSFLETAGWPFILIILLVAFYYQRITTGNSSPKLFNMKPRLFFASAVIGILTGLDDYLYAYGVSKLPVSTSAIVIASQLGFTAGFAYLLVKQKFTSFSINAVVLLTIGSGVLALHTSSDRPEGESKREYILGFVLTLGAAALYGFILPLIELTYLKAKQVIDYMLVMEIQMVMCLFATLFCTVGMLINNDFQAIAKEAKHFELGETKYFVVLVCSGMIWQCFFLGAIGVIFCASSLLSGIIIAVLLPVTEVLAVIFYQEKFQAEKGVALVLSLWGFVSYFYGEIKESQKMEKKRRAAELMELPLNQIVAS